The following proteins are encoded in a genomic region of Coffea eugenioides isolate CCC68of chromosome 6, Ceug_1.0, whole genome shotgun sequence:
- the LOC113775553 gene encoding nudix hydrolase 16, mitochondrial, whose product MSELVARTGRHQQRYEDGYRLIAGCIPFKYRDSGENGDDTPERILEVLMINSASGPGLLFPKGGWEKDETVEEAAVREAVEEAGVRGDLLQSIGEYKFKSKTLQDEFSPEGLCKATMFPLLVTEELESWPEQSVRQRSWLTIPEAIQRCRHGWMREALEKGFSKWYADGMISTRKEDD is encoded by the exons ATGTCAGAATTGGTGGCTCGGACTGGTCGGCATCAGCAGCGGTATGAGGATGGTTATCGCCTCATAGCCGG GTGTATTCCTTTCAAGTATAGAGACTCAGGAGAAAATGGCGATGATACACCAGAGAGAATTCTTGAAGTTTTAATGATCAATTCAGCTAGTGGACCAGGTCTCCTATTCCCAAAG GGTGGGTGGGAAAAAGATGAAACAGTTGAGGAGGCAGCAGTGCGTGAGGCTGTAGAAGAAGCTGGAGTTCGTGGGGATTTGTTA CAATCCATAGGTGAGTACAAGTTTAAGAGCAAAACACTGCAAGATGAGTTTAGTCCGGAAGGTTTGTGTAAAGCTACCATGTTCCCCTTACTTGTAACGGAGGAGCTTGAATCATGGCCAGAACAGAGTGTTCGACAACGGAGTTGGCTGACTATTCCTGAGGCTATTCAGCGCTGTCGGCACGGCTGGATGCGTGAGGCCCTGGAGAAGGGCTTCTCAAAGTGGTACGCTGATGGTATGATTAGCACGAGGAAGGAGGATGACTAA